A window of the Microbulbifer aggregans genome harbors these coding sequences:
- the nagZ gene encoding beta-N-acetylhexosaminidase: MEQQTEGNGIGPVMIDIEGTELTDQDRQILKHPMVGGLIFFSRNFKDRPQLESLAAEIRAERPEILIAVDQEGGRVQRFRELGFTRIPSMQKLARAADDQCLRDVGWLLAAELLTAGIDFSFAPVLDADDAHCRIVGDRSFDADPAAVGAKVRPFMAGMHEAGMATTGKHFPGHGHVLEDSHEELPEDERDLEAVMASDALPFSECIRSGELDAVMPAHIRFVQVDQQPVGFSSLWLQDVLRGQLGFDGVIFSDDLSMEGAGAAGGYGARIQAALSAGCDMGIVCNNRAGALEVLDALENFRPDPASSKRLARMRGRPAIDSWQALQQSERWQQTREWLNSLLATD, from the coding sequence ATGGAACAGCAAACCGAGGGAAATGGAATCGGTCCGGTAATGATCGATATCGAAGGCACCGAGCTGACCGATCAGGACCGCCAAATCCTCAAGCACCCTATGGTGGGTGGGCTGATTTTCTTCAGCCGGAATTTTAAGGACCGCCCCCAGCTGGAGAGCCTGGCGGCCGAGATCCGCGCGGAGCGCCCCGAGATCCTTATCGCGGTCGATCAGGAAGGGGGCAGGGTGCAGCGGTTCCGGGAACTGGGCTTTACCCGCATTCCCTCCATGCAGAAGCTCGCCCGGGCCGCCGACGACCAGTGCCTCCGCGATGTCGGCTGGTTACTGGCGGCGGAACTTCTTACGGCGGGTATCGATTTCAGTTTCGCTCCGGTGCTGGATGCGGACGATGCCCACTGCCGTATCGTCGGTGATCGGAGTTTTGACGCTGATCCTGCCGCGGTGGGAGCAAAGGTGCGCCCATTTATGGCGGGCATGCATGAGGCCGGTATGGCGACGACCGGAAAGCATTTCCCCGGCCACGGTCATGTTCTGGAAGACAGTCACGAAGAGCTGCCAGAGGATGAGAGAGATCTCGAAGCAGTCATGGCCAGCGACGCCCTGCCTTTTTCGGAGTGTATTCGCAGCGGCGAGCTCGATGCCGTGATGCCGGCGCATATCCGCTTTGTGCAGGTGGATCAACAGCCGGTGGGTTTTTCATCGCTGTGGCTTCAGGATGTGTTGCGTGGCCAGCTTGGCTTCGATGGGGTGATATTCAGCGATGATCTCTCTATGGAGGGGGCCGGAGCGGCTGGCGGTTACGGAGCGCGTATTCAGGCTGCACTCTCTGCCGGCTGCGATATGGGCATCGTCTGTAATAACCGAGCCGGCGCCCTTGAAGTGCTAGACGCGTTGGAGAACTTTCGCCCGGATCCTGCGTCTTCAAAGCGGTTGGCCAGGATGCGGGGTCGGCCAGCCATTGATTCGTGGCAGGCTTTGCAGCAGAGTGAGCGCTGGCAGCAGACCCGGGAATGGCTCAATTCCCTGCTCGCGACGGACTGA
- a CDS encoding TetR/AcrR family transcriptional regulator, with product MTQTDTVSRILDAAEVLFAERGFTETSLRTITSTAGVNLAAVNYHFGSKKELIQAVFERFLTPFTESLVKELDRREAMDEPLSAEVLLDGLYRVAMASLERQGRDPQRFMRLLGLAYTQYQGHLRRFIVSRYGESYRRFAGLLSRALPGLDPVTFYWRLYFMLGATIFTLSSFDAIEAILKEDFGAESSLQETLERLVPAAAAMLHADG from the coding sequence ATGACCCAGACTGACACCGTCAGCCGGATACTGGATGCCGCGGAAGTCTTGTTCGCCGAGCGCGGCTTCACCGAGACTTCACTTCGCACCATCACGAGCACCGCTGGCGTCAACCTCGCTGCCGTAAACTACCATTTTGGCTCGAAGAAGGAATTGATCCAGGCGGTTTTCGAGCGGTTCCTGACGCCGTTTACCGAGAGCCTGGTCAAAGAGTTGGACCGCCGTGAGGCGATGGACGAACCTTTGAGCGCCGAAGTGCTGCTGGATGGGCTCTACCGGGTCGCGATGGCAAGTCTCGAGCGGCAGGGCCGTGATCCTCAGCGGTTCATGCGCCTGCTGGGGCTTGCCTACACCCAGTACCAGGGACACCTGCGACGCTTTATCGTATCCCGCTATGGCGAGAGCTATCGGCGATTTGCCGGCTTGTTGTCCAGGGCGCTCCCAGGGCTCGATCCGGTTACTTTCTACTGGCGCCTTTACTTTATGCTCGGGGCCACTATTTTCACCCTGTCCAGTTTCGATGCCATCGAGGCTATCCTCAAAGAGGATTTTGGTGCGGAGAGCAGCCTGCAGGAAACCCTGGAGCGGCTCGTGCCCGCGGCCGCGGCCATGCTGCATGCAGATGGCTAA
- a CDS encoding DUF6763 family protein, which translates to MAPDIGNWFEDLESGEVFEVVALDEFHQTVEVQYLDGTVDEMDREYWISRSLAPAAAPEDAHAAYGQTAREQDPNSAGSTPELLSPLDNLEGESFTGTDESPF; encoded by the coding sequence ATGGCACCAGATATCGGCAACTGGTTCGAAGACCTGGAAAGTGGCGAGGTGTTCGAGGTGGTGGCCCTTGACGAGTTTCACCAGACAGTGGAAGTGCAGTACCTGGACGGCACCGTGGATGAGATGGATCGGGAGTACTGGATCAGCCGCTCACTGGCGCCCGCAGCCGCTCCAGAAGATGCCCACGCCGCCTACGGGCAAACAGCGCGGGAACAGGATCCGAATTCAGCTGGCTCCACTCCGGAGCTGCTCAGCCCCCTGGATAATCTGGAAGGGGAAAGTTTCACTGGCACCGACGAAAGCCCCTTCTGA
- a CDS encoding CsiV family protein, translating to MRRFLHLCASLVLATASGIASAKNYAGNTFEIEMIVFGRDSGLAQSGENWPASPRLEYPQQWVDFNSMEGETPLLQQVATRLDNKVAAIRRARGQQVLFHKAWRQVLQNKRNSPAVVINGGNPVGDHHQLEGSVTISVARYLHLSTNLWLSEFGAQQPSVADTTTSRGIALPRPPMAEQNMSDEPMGLSGQSAQALTVDAIRSEPRPPLTASRVAVLQQERRMRSGELHYLDHPRFGILIEVRPVEQEEESESAPDTL from the coding sequence ATGAGAAGATTCCTGCACCTTTGCGCGAGCCTGGTCCTCGCCACCGCTTCCGGCATCGCCTCAGCGAAGAACTATGCCGGCAATACGTTCGAGATCGAGATGATCGTCTTCGGTCGCGACAGCGGTTTGGCACAAAGTGGTGAGAACTGGCCGGCATCTCCGCGCCTTGAATACCCACAGCAGTGGGTGGACTTCAACAGCATGGAGGGCGAGACTCCCCTGCTGCAGCAGGTCGCCACCAGGCTGGACAACAAGGTCGCTGCGATTCGCAGGGCCCGCGGCCAGCAGGTGCTGTTCCACAAGGCGTGGCGCCAGGTTCTGCAGAACAAGCGCAACAGCCCCGCCGTGGTCATCAACGGCGGCAACCCGGTGGGCGACCACCACCAGCTGGAAGGATCAGTCACCATCAGCGTGGCCCGCTACCTGCACCTCAGCACCAACCTGTGGCTCAGCGAATTTGGCGCGCAGCAGCCGTCAGTCGCGGACACAACGACCAGCCGTGGTATCGCCCTGCCCCGCCCACCAATGGCAGAGCAGAACATGTCGGACGAACCCATGGGGCTGAGCGGACAATCGGCTCAAGCGCTGACCGTAGACGCCATTCGCAGTGAACCGCGCCCGCCCCTGACGGCATCCCGGGTCGCCGTGCTGCAGCAGGAACGCCGCATGCGCAGTGGTGAGCTGCACTACCTCGACCATCCGCGCTTCGGCATCCTGATCGAGGTACGACCGGTAGAACAGGAAGAAGAGTCCGAGTCAGCCCCTGACACCCTCTGA
- the mfd gene encoding transcription-repair coupling factor: MTSLNPLSPPEFLSATDRQYWGQLCGSAAALAILSAAQRRDTPVLLVTRDSQEAHRLEVQLKFFNKSSRDRAGASEGGEELEIIHFPDWEILPYDTFSPHQDIISDRLATLYRLPRMQKGIVIAPVSTLMHRLAPREYISGNALLLEEGQKFDLATQRRALEQAGYHCVDTVYEHGEFAVRGSLMDLFPMGSRLPYRIDLFDDEIESLRTFDPETQRTVERVDSVQLLPAREFPMHKAALSNFLAHWHEAFECDPANVPIYQDISAGIAPAGIEYYLPLFFGGDCASLFDYLPEGSAAFLQGDIQKPLENFWREVNNRYESRRGDLSRPILEPAQILLRQDEFNSAIKNLPRAIFSENTLEEAAGHYNFASQPPPNLPVDGKAEQPLGKLEAYLAGHSGRVLFCAESGGRREALLDLLKGIRLKPTPFDSWAEFLDSDTTHGIAVAPIDQGLCLDSPAINVIAEPQLFGERVLQQRRRKKAKDDAENVVKNLAELRIGSPVVHIDHGVGRYRGLQSLDIDGQPAEFLTLEYADEAKLYVPVASLHLISRYSGADEALAPLHKLGSEQWQKAKRKAAEKVRDAAAELLDIYARREARVGHAFDNPGLAYREFSAGFPFEETPDQQVAIEAVVADMLSAKPMDRLVCGDVGFGKTEVAMRAAFVAAHAGKQVAMLVPTTLLAQQHFQSFQDRFADWPVNVEVISRFRSGKEVDSVKERVADGKVDILVGTHKLLQSDLDFKNLGLLIIDEEHRFGVRQKERLKSLRAEVDILTMTATPIPRTLNMAMSGIRDLSVIATPPARRLSVKTFVRQRDDALIKEAILREILRGGQVYFLHNEVKSIERIARELEALVPEARIATGHGQMRERELEQVMSDFYHKRFNVLICTTIIETGIDVPSANTILIERADKFGLAQLHQLRGRVGRSHHQAYAYLLTPGKRSMTSDAVKRLEAISEAQDLGAGFTLATHDLEIRGAGELLGEEQSGQIQSVGFNLYMEMLDRAVKAIREGKTPNIDEPLESTAVDVNLRVPALIPEDYLPDVHGRLIMYKRIANAATREELRELQVEMIDRFGLLPEPVKHLFRTTEIKLQANTMGIRKLEASAARGRIEFSEATSVDPLTLVKLVQNQPGVFQLAGANQLTFALDESGPEERLAQVTGVLEQLAQ, translated from the coding sequence ATGACCTCTCTGAACCCCCTATCTCCACCGGAATTTCTCTCAGCAACAGATCGCCAGTACTGGGGGCAGCTCTGCGGCTCGGCCGCCGCACTGGCCATACTGAGCGCGGCCCAGCGGCGAGATACCCCTGTGCTCCTGGTCACCCGCGACAGCCAGGAAGCACACCGGCTGGAGGTGCAGCTGAAATTTTTTAACAAAAGTTCGCGAGATAGGGCTGGCGCCAGCGAGGGCGGCGAGGAGCTGGAGATCATCCATTTCCCGGACTGGGAAATCCTTCCGTACGACACTTTCTCCCCGCACCAGGACATCATTTCCGACCGCCTCGCGACGCTTTACCGACTGCCCCGCATGCAAAAGGGCATCGTGATCGCGCCGGTCAGCACGCTCATGCACAGGCTGGCACCGCGGGAATATATTTCCGGCAATGCACTGTTGCTGGAGGAAGGGCAGAAATTCGATCTGGCCACACAGCGCCGTGCGCTCGAGCAGGCGGGCTACCACTGCGTCGACACTGTCTATGAGCACGGCGAATTTGCCGTCCGCGGGTCCCTGATGGACCTGTTCCCCATGGGCAGCCGCCTGCCCTACCGGATTGACCTGTTCGATGACGAGATCGAGTCACTGCGCACCTTTGACCCGGAAACCCAACGAACCGTCGAGCGGGTGGATTCAGTGCAGCTGCTACCGGCGCGGGAATTCCCGATGCACAAGGCGGCCCTGTCCAACTTTCTCGCCCACTGGCACGAAGCGTTCGAGTGCGATCCAGCCAATGTGCCCATCTATCAGGATATCAGCGCCGGTATCGCACCCGCGGGCATTGAATACTACCTGCCGCTCTTTTTTGGTGGCGACTGCGCCAGCCTGTTCGACTACCTGCCCGAGGGCAGTGCAGCATTTCTCCAGGGGGACATACAAAAGCCTCTGGAAAACTTTTGGCGTGAGGTCAACAACCGCTACGAAAGCCGCCGCGGCGACCTCAGCAGACCAATTCTAGAACCGGCCCAGATTCTTCTCCGTCAGGACGAATTCAACAGCGCAATAAAAAACCTGCCACGGGCAATTTTTTCCGAAAACACCCTGGAAGAAGCTGCCGGCCACTACAACTTCGCCAGCCAGCCGCCACCCAACCTGCCGGTAGACGGCAAAGCAGAGCAGCCTCTGGGCAAGCTCGAGGCTTACCTGGCCGGACACTCCGGTCGCGTGTTGTTTTGCGCTGAGTCAGGTGGTCGCCGGGAGGCACTGCTGGACCTCCTGAAAGGGATTCGGTTGAAACCGACCCCCTTCGACTCGTGGGCGGAATTCCTCGACAGCGACACCACCCACGGGATCGCTGTGGCCCCAATAGACCAGGGACTTTGCCTGGACTCCCCCGCCATCAACGTCATCGCCGAGCCACAGCTGTTTGGCGAGCGGGTGCTGCAGCAGCGCCGACGCAAGAAGGCCAAGGACGACGCAGAGAATGTGGTCAAGAACCTGGCCGAGCTGCGCATCGGTTCTCCCGTCGTACATATCGATCACGGCGTCGGCCGCTATCGCGGACTCCAGAGCCTGGATATCGATGGCCAGCCGGCGGAATTTCTGACCCTCGAATACGCTGACGAGGCCAAACTCTACGTGCCGGTCGCGAGCCTGCACCTGATCAGCCGCTACTCCGGCGCCGACGAGGCCCTGGCGCCCCTGCATAAACTCGGCAGCGAGCAGTGGCAGAAGGCAAAGCGCAAAGCAGCGGAAAAAGTGCGCGACGCGGCGGCCGAGCTGCTGGACATCTACGCCCGCCGGGAGGCCAGGGTCGGACATGCCTTCGACAATCCGGGGCTGGCATACCGCGAATTCTCGGCGGGTTTCCCGTTCGAGGAAACGCCCGACCAGCAGGTGGCCATCGAGGCCGTCGTCGCCGACATGCTATCCGCGAAACCCATGGACCGACTTGTCTGTGGTGACGTGGGCTTCGGCAAGACCGAGGTGGCCATGCGCGCGGCGTTTGTCGCTGCCCATGCCGGCAAACAGGTCGCCATGCTGGTGCCCACCACCCTGCTCGCCCAGCAGCACTTCCAATCTTTCCAGGACCGCTTTGCCGACTGGCCGGTAAATGTCGAGGTGATCTCCCGCTTTCGCTCAGGAAAGGAAGTGGACAGCGTCAAAGAGCGGGTGGCCGATGGCAAAGTGGACATCCTGGTTGGCACCCACAAGTTGCTGCAGAGCGACCTGGACTTCAAAAACCTTGGCCTGCTGATCATCGATGAGGAGCACCGCTTCGGAGTGCGGCAGAAGGAGCGACTAAAGAGCCTGCGGGCAGAAGTGGACATCCTGACCATGACCGCGACTCCCATCCCCCGCACCCTGAATATGGCCATGTCGGGTATCCGAGACCTGTCGGTGATCGCCACCCCACCGGCCCGACGCCTGTCGGTGAAGACATTTGTCCGCCAGCGGGACGACGCGCTGATCAAGGAGGCGATCCTGCGGGAGATCCTCCGCGGCGGTCAGGTGTACTTCCTGCACAACGAAGTGAAGAGCATCGAGCGCATCGCCCGCGAGCTCGAGGCTCTGGTACCCGAGGCGCGTATCGCAACCGGCCACGGCCAGATGCGCGAGCGGGAGCTCGAACAGGTGATGAGCGACTTCTATCACAAACGCTTCAACGTGCTGATTTGCACCACGATCATCGAAACAGGCATCGACGTACCGAGTGCCAACACCATTCTGATCGAGCGCGCAGACAAGTTCGGGCTTGCCCAGCTGCATCAGTTGCGCGGTCGTGTGGGCCGCTCCCACCACCAGGCCTATGCCTACCTGCTGACACCGGGTAAGCGCTCCATGACCAGTGACGCAGTCAAACGCCTGGAAGCCATCAGTGAGGCCCAGGACCTGGGGGCTGGCTTTACCCTCGCCACCCACGACCTGGAAATCCGCGGTGCCGGCGAGCTGCTGGGCGAGGAGCAGAGCGGCCAGATCCAGAGCGTCGGCTTCAACCTCTATATGGAGATGCTGGACCGGGCGGTCAAAGCCATCCGTGAGGGCAAGACGCCAAACATCGACGAGCCGCTGGAATCCACGGCGGTGGACGTCAACCTGCGGGTACCGGCGCTGATTCCCGAGGATTACCTGCCCGATGTCCACGGCCGGCTCATCATGTACAAACGCATCGCCAATGCCGCCACCCGTGAGGAGTTGCGGGAGCTGCAGGTAGAGATGATCGACCGCTTTGGGCTGCTGCCGGAACCGGTCAAACACCTCTTCCGGACGACTGAAATCAAGCTGCAGGCCAACACCATGGGCATCCGCAAGCTGGAGGCCTCCGCTGCCCGCGGCCGCATCGAGTTCTCGGAGGCCACCAGCGTCGACCCACTGACACTAGTGAAGCTGGTACAGAACCAGCCGGGCGTGTTTCAGCTGGCCGGCGCCAACCAGCTGACCTTCGCCCTGGACGAAAGCGGCCCCGAGGAGCGGCTGGCACAAGTGACGGGAGTGTTGGAGCAGCTGGCGCAATGA
- a CDS encoding mechanosensitive ion channel family protein: MEAFKELIVPWIGDNRFWIVVIFSIILATAFGAWFLRRFVQKLEVRTEKTSNPWDDAVVGALTPPGPVLIWLVGLTVAAGRAGAATGAEIFDLATPIRDVGVILVVTWFAWRFSRNVEQNLRDPRYIAKPMDATTVRALGKLVRASILITAAMVIMQYFQYSISGILAFGGIGGLAVGFAAKDLLANFFGGLMVYLDRPFAVGDWVRSPDKEIEGTVEDIGWRLTRIRTFDKRPLYIPNSVFTQISVENPSRMHNRRIFETVGIRYEDAPHMAAIVADVKAMLQNHPEIDTNQTLIVNFNSFAPSSLDFFIYTFTKTVEWIRYHEIKQDVLLKVLEIVESHGASCAFPTSTVHIAEMPMVEKPVHEPV; this comes from the coding sequence GTGGAAGCTTTTAAGGAACTGATCGTCCCCTGGATTGGTGACAATCGATTCTGGATCGTGGTTATTTTTTCGATCATCCTCGCCACTGCGTTCGGTGCCTGGTTCCTGAGGCGCTTCGTGCAGAAGCTGGAGGTCCGCACCGAAAAGACATCGAACCCGTGGGACGACGCGGTGGTGGGCGCGCTGACGCCGCCGGGGCCGGTGCTGATCTGGCTTGTGGGCCTGACAGTAGCCGCCGGCCGTGCCGGTGCAGCCACGGGAGCCGAGATCTTCGACCTGGCGACACCGATCAGGGATGTCGGCGTGATCCTGGTGGTCACCTGGTTTGCGTGGCGCTTCTCCCGCAATGTCGAGCAGAACCTGCGCGACCCGCGCTATATTGCCAAGCCAATGGATGCGACCACCGTACGTGCCCTTGGCAAGCTGGTGCGGGCCTCGATCCTGATCACCGCGGCGATGGTGATCATGCAGTACTTCCAGTACAGCATCAGCGGTATTCTCGCGTTTGGCGGTATTGGTGGTCTGGCGGTGGGCTTTGCGGCAAAAGACCTGCTGGCCAACTTCTTCGGCGGCTTGATGGTCTATCTCGACCGGCCCTTTGCTGTCGGAGACTGGGTGCGCTCTCCGGACAAAGAGATCGAGGGTACGGTAGAGGACATCGGCTGGCGGCTGACCCGCATCCGCACTTTTGACAAGCGTCCCCTCTATATTCCCAACAGTGTCTTCACCCAGATCTCGGTGGAGAACCCCTCGCGGATGCATAACCGCAGGATCTTTGAAACCGTCGGCATTCGCTACGAAGATGCGCCCCACATGGCCGCTATTGTTGCGGATGTAAAAGCGATGCTGCAGAACCACCCGGAGATCGATACCAACCAGACCCTGATCGTGAACTTCAACAGCTTTGCACCTTCGTCCCTCGACTTCTTCATCTACACCTTTACGAAAACAGTGGAGTGGATCCGCTATCACGAAATCAAACAGGATGTACTGTTAAAGGTTCTGGAGATCGTGGAATCCCATGGTGCCTCCTGTGCGTTCCCGACTTCCACGGTGCATATTGCGGAGATGCCAATGGTGGAAAAGCCGGTTCACGAGCCAGTCTGA
- a CDS encoding cold-shock protein, protein MSDRVTGTVKWFNNARGYGFITCGEGTEDIFVHYRSIRGEGYKTLNEGQAVEFEMQKGDKGLLAEDVVPCE, encoded by the coding sequence ATGAGTGATCGCGTTACAGGTACCGTAAAGTGGTTTAACAATGCCCGGGGTTACGGATTCATCACCTGTGGAGAAGGTACCGAGGATATTTTTGTTCACTATCGCAGTATTCGCGGCGAAGGTTATAAGACCCTGAATGAGGGTCAGGCCGTGGAGTTTGAAATGCAGAAAGGTGACAAAGGATTGTTGGCGGAAGATGTCGTTCCCTGCGAATGA
- a CDS encoding DUF819 domain-containing protein, translating into MITNDAIILGMLAAILGFVFYTAGSDHRFWKRFYRFVPALLLCYFLPSLLTTFDIIDAEQSNLYYVASRYLLPASLVLLTLSIDLKAIANLGPKALVMFLTGTLGIVIGGPIALMIMASIDPGILGVSGPDAVWRGMTTVAGSWIGGGANQTAMKEIFSVGDQVFSAMVAVDVIIANIWMAVLLIMAGNAKQLDARRGADTTAITELREKVETLQKKHSRIPSLPDLMLIAAVGFGVTAIAHAFADQLAPWFQANAPHLARFSFTSQFFWLIIIATSLGVAMAFSPASKLEGAGASRIGSVFIYFLVATIGTHMDITALRDSPELFLLGAIWMAIHAGLMLLVAKLIKAPTFFMAVGSQANVGGAASAPVVAAAFHPSLAPVGVLLAVFGYALGTYAAWFCGQLLRVVGGP; encoded by the coding sequence ATGATCACCAATGACGCCATCATTCTCGGCATGCTTGCCGCCATTCTGGGCTTTGTTTTCTATACCGCAGGCAGCGACCACCGTTTCTGGAAGCGGTTTTATCGCTTCGTACCGGCTCTGCTGCTCTGCTACTTTCTTCCCTCACTGCTGACCACGTTCGACATCATTGATGCGGAACAGTCCAATCTTTACTACGTCGCCTCCCGTTACCTGTTGCCGGCGAGTCTGGTGCTGCTGACCCTGAGTATCGACCTCAAGGCCATCGCGAACCTGGGTCCCAAGGCCCTGGTAATGTTCCTCACCGGCACCCTTGGTATTGTCATCGGTGGGCCTATTGCCCTCATGATCATGGCGAGTATCGACCCGGGCATTCTCGGGGTCAGCGGTCCGGATGCGGTCTGGCGTGGCATGACGACGGTTGCGGGAAGCTGGATCGGCGGTGGTGCAAACCAGACCGCGATGAAAGAAATCTTCAGTGTCGGTGATCAGGTGTTCTCGGCCATGGTTGCCGTGGATGTGATCATCGCCAATATCTGGATGGCAGTCCTGCTCATCATGGCGGGCAATGCGAAACAGCTTGATGCACGCCGGGGCGCCGATACGACCGCGATCACTGAGCTACGGGAGAAAGTGGAGACACTGCAGAAAAAGCACTCCCGCATTCCGTCGCTGCCCGACCTGATGTTGATTGCCGCTGTGGGCTTTGGGGTGACCGCCATTGCACATGCCTTTGCCGATCAACTGGCTCCCTGGTTCCAGGCCAACGCACCGCACCTGGCCCGCTTCAGTTTCACCAGCCAGTTCTTCTGGCTCATCATCATTGCCACCAGCCTGGGCGTGGCAATGGCATTCTCCCCCGCCTCGAAGCTCGAGGGCGCCGGCGCCTCCAGGATTGGCTCGGTCTTCATTTACTTCCTGGTGGCCACCATCGGCACCCATATGGATATCACTGCACTCCGAGATAGCCCGGAGCTGTTCCTGCTTGGGGCCATCTGGATGGCCATTCATGCGGGACTGATGCTGCTGGTGGCCAAGCTGATCAAGGCTCCGACGTTCTTTATGGCCGTGGGCAGCCAGGCGAATGTGGGTGGCGCGGCATCGGCGCCGGTCGTCGCCGCCGCCTTCCATCCGTCACTGGCACCGGTGGGCGTGCTGCTGGCGGTGTTTGGCTATGCGCTGGGCACTTACGCCGCATGGTTCTGCGGTCAGTTGCTGCGGGTGGTGGGAGGCCCTTAA
- a CDS encoding glyceraldehyde-3-phosphate dehydrogenase codes for MIPMIGKLNRERNVGIYMYGRNLVNRSVLSIMKAHRFVRQVEENELSEFESFPVLEAISKLDLGPVHIDLGTLTNKYMRDDRGLSVDQFVKEELSDAEGAGKPIPKARDVVIYGFGRIGRLVARLLIEKAGSGDVLRLRAIVLRKGKADNDLVKRASLLRRDSVHGAFNGTIRVDEETSSLICNGNEIKVIYANSPQEVDYTAHGINDAIIVDSTGVWRDEAGLAQHLESPGAAKVILTAPGKGDIKNIVYGINNGDITPEDKILSAASCTTNAIVPVLKAMMDGFGVEHGHVETVHAYTNDQNLIDNYHKGERRGRAAALNMVLTETGAAKAVSKALPELKGKLTGNAIRVPTPNVSMAILNLRLGRETTKDEVNDYMREVALHSPLRQQIDYTNSPEVVSSDFVGSRRACVYDSIATIVDGDNAVLYCWYDNEFGYSCQVVRCLEDMAGVQYALFPKKD; via the coding sequence ATGATTCCGATGATTGGCAAGCTCAATCGCGAGCGCAACGTCGGTATTTACATGTACGGCCGCAACCTGGTGAACCGTTCCGTACTGAGCATCATGAAGGCGCACCGCTTTGTGCGGCAGGTGGAAGAAAACGAGCTTTCCGAGTTCGAAAGCTTCCCGGTGCTGGAAGCCATCTCCAAGCTGGATCTGGGGCCTGTCCATATCGACCTGGGTACCCTGACCAACAAATATATGCGCGACGATCGCGGCCTGTCCGTCGACCAGTTTGTTAAGGAAGAGCTGTCGGACGCCGAAGGTGCGGGCAAGCCGATTCCGAAGGCGCGCGACGTTGTGATCTACGGTTTCGGCCGTATCGGCCGCCTGGTGGCCCGTCTGCTGATCGAAAAGGCCGGTAGTGGCGATGTGCTGCGCCTGCGCGCCATCGTGCTGCGCAAGGGCAAGGCTGACAATGACCTGGTCAAGCGCGCCTCCCTGCTGCGTCGCGACTCCGTGCACGGCGCTTTCAATGGCACCATCCGCGTGGACGAAGAGACCAGCAGCCTGATCTGCAACGGTAACGAGATCAAGGTCATCTACGCCAACTCTCCGCAAGAAGTGGACTACACCGCACACGGTATCAACGATGCAATCATCGTTGACAGCACTGGTGTATGGCGTGATGAAGCCGGCCTGGCCCAGCACCTGGAGTCTCCGGGGGCCGCCAAGGTGATCCTGACTGCGCCGGGCAAAGGCGATATCAAGAACATCGTTTACGGCATCAATAACGGTGACATCACGCCGGAGGACAAGATCCTGTCCGCCGCGTCCTGTACCACCAACGCTATCGTGCCGGTACTGAAGGCCATGATGGATGGTTTCGGTGTCGAGCACGGCCACGTTGAGACGGTACACGCTTACACCAACGACCAGAATCTGATCGACAACTACCACAAGGGTGAGCGTCGTGGCCGTGCAGCCGCGCTGAATATGGTGCTGACCGAGACTGGTGCCGCCAAGGCCGTGTCCAAGGCCCTGCCGGAGCTGAAGGGCAAGCTGACCGGAAATGCAATTCGGGTTCCGACTCCGAACGTATCCATGGCGATTCTCAACCTGCGCCTGGGTCGGGAGACCACCAAGGACGAGGTGAACGACTACATGCGCGAAGTGGCGCTCCACTCGCCGCTGCGTCAGCAGATCGACTACACCAACTCTCCGGAAGTGGTGTCCAGCGACTTTGTCGGCTCCCGTCGCGCCTGTGTCTATGACTCGATTGCCACCATCGTCGATGGCGATAACGCCGTACTCTACTGCTGGTACGACAATGAGTTCGGCTACAGCTGCCAGGTAGTGCGCTGCCTTGAGGATATGGCCGGCGTACAGTACGCGCTGTTCCCCAAGAAAGACTGA